The DNA region TGATTTTTAGAAgaacatatatctgtttatcgatTGACTTGTTGTGTGGAAATTTGTCAGAGTAAAGGTATATTAGATAAGAAACGAGAAATGATTGAAAACGGGGtatagggagggaggcagggaagagagtgggaatgGGGGTAAGAGTATGAGTGTAAttctgagagcgagagagagaaagagagagagagagagagagagagagagagagagagagagagagagagagagagagagagagagagagagagagagagaaggaaaaggaaactatAAGAGAGATCAACCAAGCTAACGAAAGAAGTCAAATCAAACAACACTCAAACCATCAACTACAGTGCCTTCTTCTTTCCACAGACATCGAATACACCGAGCTTTCTACCAACTTCTCAGACTTGGTGGTGTTCGACGTGAGGAACCGCCATGAgctggaggagaaggggcagatcCTCGGTTCCAACTGCGTCCCGTGTGGGTATTAGTTGATAAGGAATAGGTGGTGAGTCATTGTGGGTGGATGAAAGCGGGTTTCTTAAGCCATATCTGTTTATAGAAAATAGTTTTAATGGTACACGATTCGTAGAAAACGGATTTCTTGAGCCATAATTGGTTTAAGAAAACGGCTTTTTTGATCCGTGCTTTACAGAAATCTGCTTTTTTGAACCATGGTTGATAGAAGAAAACGATTTTCTTGATCTGTGATTCGCAGAAAATTATTTTCTTGATCCGTGATTCGCAGAAAATTATTTTCTTGAGCCATTATAGCAGACTAACATACTTACCAAGATACATAAAGGACGgtgatatgatttatatttcacCGTGAAAttatatagtaaataataatataaatgtacatgaattACAGTGCTTACATTCAAACCCCCCTCTTGCATATCTTGACATAATATAAGAGAAAGTAACGTAAATATTTGTTACATCAAATGCAGTAAATTAATTTACGTTTCACTTTGACTTACGCCAAATAAGATATATCAGAAAGAATAACATAAATATTTACTACACGAAAAAGTTAAGACATTCCGCATTCACTGcaataataccaaaaaataaacaattttccTTTCAGTTGCAGAGTTGGAGAGCGCAATGGAAATGGCTGAGGATGCATTTAAGGCTAAATACGGTCTGAAGAAGCCCACAAAAACCACGCCCATCATAACCCACTGTACGAAGGGTGGGCGCGCGAGGAAGGCAGGGGATCTACTCAAATCGATGGGTTACAATGCAAGGTATTTTATCTATAATCCTTATGTTTTTGTTCAAATGTTCGCGTTGAGGAATGTTATATTAAAAGGTCACCTAATATGAGgacatattattatgatgatgatcatcgtcaccgtcatcattatataGTATTTTGATTACTCCTAAACATTACCGTAGTAACCAAAAATGTTTCACTCTATTTGTAAACTCACTACTTGGCGTTGCGTACCGCCGTTTTCGACTCTTGTATCCGAAACATATGCCCCATAGTGACGTGTTTCGGATCACGGTTTCGGATACAGGAGTCGAATCTAGCGGTTCACAGTTCACACGACGCTGAATGGTGGGTTTAGAAGTCCAGGAAACTGTGGACCCGTTCTCGCCAAAAAATATTCACGTTCTACTAATTTTCACATTGGTGTGAGTGAAGTGGTTTATGAATATAAGCGTAGACATTAGTTGTCAAAATTTATCATGTCTATGTTAGCTTACATTCTGT from Penaeus chinensis breed Huanghai No. 1 chromosome 31, ASM1920278v2, whole genome shotgun sequence includes:
- the LOC125042186 gene encoding rhodanese domain-containing protein CG4456-like translates to MADIEYTELSTNFSDLVVFDVRNRHELEEKGQILGSNCVPFAELESAMEMAEDAFKAKYGLKKPTKTTPIITHCTKGGRARKAGDLLKSMGYNARVYAGSFNDWKANGGSVLNPGKPYVPQN